From the Phyllobacterium sp. T1293 genome, the window TCGGCGCCAATGCGCACCGCGTAGATGCCACGCCTGCCCATGGGCGTACGGTAACGGCTGATAACGGGCTCATGCACGTTTAAAATGGCTGGGAAAGCCCGGCGAAGCCGCTCCATCTGGTTCACCGCAGCGGAGCGGCGGAAGTTACCGGCAATCTGGATGCCCCAGGGTTTTGGTTTGATCTGTGCCATGGAGACTGTGGCAGACCGTACGATCGGTAATTGCCGGCAGGCAACATCGAAATCCAGTTTCGCATTGAGCGGCGCTGCACCAATCTCAGCGCCAGCGGCAAAGTCGTCGGCCGGACGTCCAGTAATATCAAGGACATAGTCTTCAGTTTCCAGCGGGAGGAACCCGCCGCTCGATAGCCATTTCGATACGCGGGTTGGTCCGGCATTATAGGCGGCGGCGGCCAATCCCCAATTGCCGAAAGTTTTGCGTAAATCCTTCAGGAGCGCCGCGGAGGCGGGGAGTGCCTGAGCAAAATCGAATGGATTGTCCAATTGCCGTTCCTTGGCTGTGCCCGGCATGAACTGGGCAATGCCCTGCGCACCGACAGGGCTCAAGGCCTGATCGTCAAAGCGGCTTTCCTTCCAGATCAGCCTTGCAAAGAAGTCGCGCGGCACGCCATGGCCATCGGCCTGCGTTGCGATGGCAGCACAAATCTGGCTGACGGTCGGGGCGGGCGGCTGAACCGGCACAGATACGGAAGGGTTATCGGCCGCCCGCACGGATGATGCGGTCAGCATGGTGAATGATGCAATCAGAGCGATCTTATAAAACC encodes:
- a CDS encoding transglycosylase SLT domain-containing protein, whose product is MLTASSVRAADNPSVSVPVQPPAPTVSQICAAIATQADGHGVPRDFFARLIWKESRFDDQALSPVGAQGIAQFMPGTAKERQLDNPFDFAQALPASAALLKDLRKTFGNWGLAAAAYNAGPTRVSKWLSSGGFLPLETEDYVLDITGRPADDFAAGAEIGAAPLNAKLDFDVACRQLPIVRSATVSMAQIKPKPWGIQIAGNFRRSAAVNQMERLRRAFPAILNVHEPVISRYRTPMGRRGIYAVRIGADTRGEANTICAQLHGAGGACIVLRNR